Proteins found in one Brevibacillus brevis genomic segment:
- a CDS encoding RNA polymerase sigma factor yields MDEWELIAKCQEGEPEAFEQLVKPYLAMAYRTAYLIIHDKHLAQDAVQEGLIEAYQHIDRLDKKRGMAFRNWLYRIITFRALNLVRKQKPVVEYEEMIPDEALTPLDNVIQREEQHQIWQAIRSMKAEHRAVIILYYYEGFSVSEIAKITGSFEGTVKSRMHKARKLIAQQLDKGCISSDFLREGAMTHD; encoded by the coding sequence GTGGATGAGTGGGAGTTGATTGCCAAATGCCAAGAGGGCGAGCCTGAAGCTTTCGAACAATTGGTCAAGCCCTATTTGGCGATGGCATATCGGACAGCGTACTTGATCATTCATGACAAGCATCTGGCACAGGACGCGGTTCAGGAAGGGCTCATCGAAGCGTATCAGCACATAGACCGACTCGATAAAAAACGGGGAATGGCCTTTCGCAATTGGCTATACCGGATCATTACGTTTCGGGCTCTGAATCTGGTACGCAAGCAGAAGCCTGTGGTGGAATATGAGGAGATGATCCCGGATGAAGCGTTAACGCCGCTGGACAACGTGATCCAGCGAGAGGAGCAGCATCAAATATGGCAGGCGATTCGCAGCATGAAGGCGGAGCATCGCGCGGTTATTATTCTTTACTATTACGAGGGCTTCAGCGTGTCGGAGATCGCCAAAATTACGGGTTCCTTTGAGGGTACGGTCAAATCACGGATGCACAAGGCCAGGAAGCTGATCGCACAACAATTGGACAAGGGTTGCATTTCATCTGATTTTTTGCGGGAAGGGGCAATGACGCATGACTAA